CGTAGCTTTCGTTTGCATTTCGGAATGCCTGGAACCTGCCCACAGAGATGTCGGTTGCCTATGAAAGATAAATTTGTGAGGAAATTGAAGACACCCCCCGAGGGGATCGTTCCAGAAAAATCGTTAAATGAAAGATCGAGAAAAGTCAAAGTCTTGCTGTTGCTCAAGCTATTCGGGATCGTTCCGTTCATCTTGTTTCTTGAAACATCGAAAGTTGTAAGGCTCTTGAGATCGCCCAACGAGTCCTGAAGATTCCCTTGGATAAAATTATTCGATAATTTTAACACCTTAAGCTCATAGCAACTTGAAATCTGATAAAAGAGACTTCCGGAAAAGTTGTTAGATGACAAATCTATCTCCTCAACACTTGATAGCGTGCTCAGTTCAATGGGCAAAGGCCCATCAAGCTCATTATGTGACAGGTTAAGAAACCTTCTCATTTCATGCCATTTCGATATTTCCGAAGGAACCCTTCCGGTTAATCTGTTATGTGACAAATCAACTTTGGACAGAGAAGTGCATTTGCCTAAGCTTCGAGGTATATTTCCTGAAAGAAGATTGTTGTTGAGGAATAGATAATTTATCATCGACAAGTTTCCCAGTTCTTCTGGAATCTGATCAGACAGATTGTTATGTGACAGGTCCAACAAGCCAAGCTTAGTTAACCGGCCAAATGCAGCCGGGATCCTGGTGAAGAAGTTAAATGATAGAGAAAGCTGTTGCAACTTGGATAAATTACTGATTTCATCCGGAATAATCCCCTTTAAACAGTTTGACGACAAATTCAGCAGCCATAGATTTGACAAATCCCCAACTTGGGGAGGAATTTGTCCAGTTATCTGGTTTTCTTGTAGTTGCAAGCTTTGCACATTTTTAAGCCCTGCAATAGAACTTGACAAATTCCCTCCAAGCTTCATGCTGGTCAATTGTAGCTCCTCGAAGTCACTGCAGTTTGCTAGTGCACGGAAGAAGGGTTCAAGATTAGTATTATTATCGTGGCTAATCATTTGATTGCCTGATAAGTGAAGAAATATCAAGCCTTGAAGCTTTGAAACTGTCCCTGAAGGGAGTTCGCCAGTAATACTGTTGTTCTCAACGTCTAAACTGTACATTTCCGTGAGATTCCCTAATGAGGCGGGGATTTCTCCAGAGAGTAAATTGCTGTATAAATTCAAGTTCCATAGTTTACGGCAGTATCCAATTTCGAATGGGATGTTTCCGGTTAGGCCATTCTGAGAAAAATCTACATTTTGCAGCCTAGTGCAGTTTGCAAAAAACGCTGGTGGTATAGTCCCACTCAAGTTGTTTTTGTACAAATAGATCAACCTTAGGTGTGGGAGTAAAGAGAACGATGCGGGTATTTGGCCATGCAAATTGTTTTCACTGAGTTTGAGTTCTTTAAGTTTCCTGGGGTACGAAAGTTCCCAAGGAATGCTGCCGAAGAATTGGTTTTTGTCGAGGTAGAGATATTGTAGTTGTGTAAGATTTGAAAGCACGGATGAAAGCTTTCCCAGAAGGCCAAGATTTGTCAAGTTGAGCACGATCACATGACGGTGACGCTTACCCTTCCTACTACATATCACGTGTGTAAAGTTGCAGACATCGGTTCCCTCATCCCAATTCCACAGGTTTGAACTTGTGTCGGATAGGCCGTTCTTGAATTTCAGTAGTGCGGCTTTATCGGCGCTTGGAGAGTGGTACTGGCGACGACGACGAAGGCTCGGGATCGCTCTCTGTCCCAGCATCTGGATGGGGTGATGTAGCAGGAGGATAAGTATCAGTATCTTTAAGAACATGCTGCAAGAGAGGATTTTGAATCTTGATAATGATTCTTTCCTCCAACATGGGGAAGGCTACATATTATTGCACTCGCCAAAGCAAATTGAGAGATCAAATTTCAAGAATTTGAGTGGTGCCCAGTTGGGTAAATTAGGCACTTTGAATTAGTGGTGGGAATGTTGAGGTCTATAAAGGTATGATTTGGGGAGAGAATAAGAAATTTGTTGATCTTGGTTTAGTCATGGTGTGAGTGGACAACCAACCAAGTGTGTAATGCATATATGCATTAGAAAAAAGTAGAACGATTGCTCTTGCAAAAGTCAaactttgttttatttttaggtGTTTCcgagaaatatttttaaaaagaaaaatgttatagGTACAAATTGGGTtacaaaatttatttgaaattacAAAATTATATAATACGTTTTATTTAGAAAAACAAATTTGAGAACGTGGATAATATTTCGTCtgttttttgggaaaaaaatatttttttcatatcatatcataatatgtaggattatttaatgttttaaatgttttgtgattattttaaatttataaagaTAGTGTATTGTGTGTGAAGTGCAATACAATAAAATGGTTATTTTTACAACGTGAAGATgagttaaaaatatattttgtagAAAATTATGAAATAGTATAAATATATGTATTAGTATTCCCAgggaactatatatatatatataaatgagaGAGATCATGTCATCAACTCGAGAGGTTTTTTGTGAAGGAGAAATGTCATGTCATCAAATCAATAGGTTTTTTGCAAGGTTCTAAAAAGCGTGAAGCGCCCCGAAGCGCGGATGTCGAGCTCCAAGCTTTTCAAGCTTAAGCGAGATTAGCACAAGCTTAagcataaaaaaatgttttttatctttagtataattgtaattatctcataccaataaatagataaaataatacataaatatgataaatttaagtctgatgcattaattatcatatttataaaagcatacaaatctcaaaattacaatctttatttgtttttgcaatTAAACCACATTAAAAAAtgctaaatatttgtcaaatcattatcagacaTGCTTAATTAtaattacaattaaaaataaacatataaattataaacctaatttattattttaaaataaaagacataccttcaaaataaaaaatttaaaaataaatagatgtgATTAATTGTGTTTAAGTACACTTAATTAAATAACTTAATTACGCTTAATTCGGTCAAACTACAGTTAAACCGTTTTTTCTGTTTTTCTCCAAAGCGGTGCATTTTTGTCGAGGTTCAAGCTTGTACTGGTTTTGTGTGGTTGTCATTTATGAGTTTGCCCATGTGATTTTCATGTGCCAATTACTGTAGAAATAAGACGCGCGTGCAACTTTtgcttattaaattaattacaaTCATCATTAAAATGTAGTTTAATAggattaattattaatataattgccCAAATCTCATGTTTTCTCTTTATTTAAAACATTATTGTTTGATATCGCATTAGTGAGTGGATTATATCGTTTAAAAAGATTTGCATAAGTTGGAGTGATGATGGCTTACAAGCACTAGATCCTTAATCATTGTTTTATGCACCTTATTGTTATACAAAATGTATGGAATAAACAGAAAGGTATACTAAAACCAACGAACTAGTAGTATGAACAAAACAGTAGCACAATGCTTAAAATAAagcaaaccgaggcctgtatgaaaatacagtgtccttaaaacagattcgtcccctccgggatgtgcttcgaggatgaacttggacgtctgtttcccaggatacaacggaacaaccagcagtgacttagcacgagacactactacgacgaactgaaagcgtacctttactttatcaccgagatttaacggagaccaaaagaaaagctaacaatatgaaatgcaagagaatACTTGAAAGAGAAAAGATTTTCATGCACTTGAAATGATGAAATGAGCacactatttataagcccccAAAAAGCATACCAAGAGtcatgcaagattaattaactcaattaatcttcccattaactcaagaatatgaagagccacaagttttcaagtaactcaagaatgtggaaagtcaaaagacactccacaataatgagccacaaccaactcaagaatgtggagaaCCAAAAGGCACTCCCACATTCAAGACatgtaatttttattcaaatttccaacaatcccccacatgaatgaaaattgATATACATCTCGGTGACAAAGTTCTACAGTTGAATCCTGCATAGGATAGGTGAGTGTTTTCCTTTGAACCTTCCCTCATGAAATATATTTGCTTTACTAGCTGACCAGTAGACATGATGTCCTTGAACTGTTCTGCCATTTATGTAAATTAAGATATATTTCACACAAGACTCTCTCTGATACTATTCAGTTCTCATGATTGTGTTCGTTTTGGCCATGAACACACGCCTGGTTCTGCGAGAGGGTCTAGAATTGAGCCTTGCAATTCCTTCGAAGCGGCCCCACTTCTCTCTCACATAGGTGATTCTATATTCTTCTCATCAGAATCATTAAAAGCCGTAAGCTTATCCTCAACATTCACTGTTTCATAATAGGAATGGACTAGGGATAACCCCCACAGTGATTCTCCAAATTAATGCGATTAGGTTGTCCCATGGAACCTAGTTCTTGGGATCTCCAGTCAGCGTAGGTTGGGTTTTCCTTCGCACCAATGTATTCTATAGGCTTGAGCCCCATTTCCCTTGACATTTTCGCAACTAACTCTCTGTTTAACCCTTTAGTGAGCGGATCCGCTATATTATCTTTTGACTTTtcacattcttgagttacttgaaaacttgtggctcttcatattcttgagttaatgggaagattaattgagttaattaatcttgcatgaCTCTTGGTATGCTTTTTgggggcttataaatagtgtGCTCATTTCATCATTTCAAGTGCATGAATATCTTTTCTCTTTCAAGTat
This is a stretch of genomic DNA from Primulina eburnea isolate SZY01 chromosome 11, ASM2296580v1, whole genome shotgun sequence. It encodes these proteins:
- the LOC140805683 gene encoding uncharacterized protein, with protein sequence MFLKILILILLLHHPIQMLGQRAIPSLRRRRQYHSPSADKAALLKFKNGLSDTSSNLWNWDEGTDVCNFTHVICSRKGKRHRHVIVLNLTNLGLLGKLSSVLSNLTQLQYLYLDKNQFFGSIPWELSYPRKLKELKLSENNLHGQIPASFSLLPHLRLIYLYKNNLSGTIPPAFFANCTRLQNVDFSQNGLTGNIPFEIGYCRKLWNLNLYSNLLSGEIPASLGNLTEMYSLDVENNSITGELPSGTVSKLQGLIFLHLSGNQMISHDNNTNLEPFFRALANCSDFEELQLTSMKLGGNLSSSIAGLKNVQSLQLQENQITGQIPPQVGDLSNLWLLNLSSNCLKGIIPDEISNLSKLQQLSLSFNFFTRIPAAFGRLTKLGLLDLSHNNLSDQIPEELGNLSMINYLFLNNNLLSGNIPRSLGKCTSLSKVDLSHNRLTGRVPSEISKWHEMRRFLNLSHNELDGPLPIELSTLSSVEEIDLSSNNFSGSLFYQISSCYELKVLKLSNNFIQGNLQDSLGDLKSLTTFDVSRNKMNGTIPNSLSNSKTLTFLDLSFNDFSGTIPSGGVFNFLTNLSFIGNRHLCGQVPGIPKCKRKLRLLHSRLFLIIFCTVIFISGFSSAVCCWIGCQRLRVIILSSQERKQRKQPPDLSLNFPRMTYKELSEATGGFDKLRLIGSGSFGHVYRGTLPDGMQIAVKVLHLQTRNSTKSFNRECQVLKRIRHRNLIRIITACSLPDFKALVLPYMANGSLDSCLYPQTTNSLRTGSSHLNLIQRVNICSDIAEGMAYLHHHSPVKVIHCDLKPSNILLNDDMTALVSDFGIARLVMTIEAENGGGVESTGNSTANMLRGSIGYIAPEYGFGSNTSTKGDVYSFGILVLEMVTRKRPTDDMFIGGMSLHRYVKNHYHRNTENVVDPSLLRTLRDQSSEVKRMWEVAIGELIELGILCTLESPSTRPTMLDCADDLDRLKSYLNGDTTATFASSLAITSSTQSDYSIV